The following coding sequences are from one Ornithorhynchus anatinus isolate Pmale09 chromosome 11, mOrnAna1.pri.v4, whole genome shotgun sequence window:
- the DDX25 gene encoding ATP-dependent RNA helicase DDX25, producing MASSSRGRGVAGKTWPGSHMVSSTARRELGFPSLCLPQKTSYGFTNASLPLEGHSKSKMDNDSDEDVVDLAANSLLNKLIRQSLVESSHHVEVLQKDPRSPLYSVKTFEELQLKQELLRGIYAMGYNRPSKIQEMALPMMLACPRQNLIAQSQSGTGKTAAFVLAMLSSVSADKKFPQCLCLSPTYELAMQTGQVVERMGQFCVNVNVMYAVRGNRVSRALGITQQIVIGTPGTLLDWCFKWKLIDLTKICVFVLDEADVMIDTQGFSDQSIRIQRALQPGCQMLLFSATFEDFVWQFAERIIPEPNVIKLRTEELTLDNIRQFYVLCRHRSDKYRALCNIYGSITIGQAIIFCQTRQIAKWLTVEMMEDGHQVSLLSGELTVEQRAAIIQRFRDGKEKVLITTNVCARGIDVKQVTIVVNFDLPLNQDYEPNYETYLHRIGRTGRFGKKGLAFNMIEVDKLPLLMKIQEHFKSQIKELDPEDMDEIEKIEN from the exons ttccccagcctctgccttccccagAAGACCAGCTATGGTTTTACAAATGCCTCCCTGCCCCTTGAAG gccactCCAAGAGTAAAATGGACAACGATAGCGATGAGGATGTGG TGGACTTGGCGGCAAATTCTCTCTTGAACAAGCTAATCCGGCAGTCCCTGGTAGAATCCAGTCACCACGTCGAAGTGTTGCAGAAGGATCCCAGATCACCACTCTACTCGGTGAAAACATTTGAAGAGCTGCAACT AAAACAGGAGCTACTGAGAGGGATCTACGCAATGGGGTACAACAGACCCTCCAAAATCCAGGAGATGGCCCTGCCCATGATGCTGGCCTGTCC GCGCCAGAACCTCATCGCCCAGAGCCAGTCCGGGACGGGGAAGACCGCGGCCTTTGTCTTGGCCATGCTGAGCAGCGTGAGCGCCGATAAAAAGTTCCCTCAG TGCCTTTGCCTGTCTCCAACCTACGAGCTGGCCATGCAGACCGGACAGGTGGTCGAGCGGATGGGGCAGTTCTGCGTCAATGTCAATGTGATGTATGCTGTCCGCGGGAATCGAG TTTCCAGGGCTCTGGGCATAACCCAGCAGATCGTGATCGGGACTCCCGGGACCCTGCTCGACTGGTGCTTCAAGTGGAAGCTGATCGACCTGACTAAGATCTGCGTGTTCGTGTTGGACGAGGCGGATGTGATGATTGACACCCAGGGGTTCTCCGACCAGAGCATCCGCATTCAGAG AGCTCTGCAGCCGGGTTGCCAAATGCTCCTGTTCTCCGCCACCTTCGAGGATTTCGTGTGGCAGTTTGCCGAACGCATCATCCCCGAACCCAACGTGATCAAGCTGCGCACGGAGGAGCTGACCCTGGACAACATCAGACAGTTTTACGTCCTGTGCAGGCACAGGAGCGACAAGTACCGGGCTCTATGCAACATCTACGGCAGCATCACCATCGGGCAGGCCATCATATTTTGCCAG ACTCGCCAGATTGCCAAGTGGTTAACGGTGGAGATGATGGAAGACGGACACCAGGTGTCTTTGCTGAGCGGAGAGCTGACCGTCGAGCAGCGGGCCGCCATCATTCAGCGTTTCCGCGACGGGAAGGAGAAGGTCCTCATAACCACCAACGTCTGTGCCAGAG gaatTGACGTGAAGCAGGTCACGATCGTCGTGAACTTTGACCTCCCTTTGAATCAAGACTACGAACCCAACTACGAGACCTATCTCCACCGCATCGGCCGGACCGGGCGCTTCGGGAAAAAGGGGCTGGCCTTCAACATGATCGAAGTGGACAAGCTGCCCTTGCTCATGAAGATCCAGGAGCATTTCA AAAGCCAGATTAAGGAGCTGGACCCCGAGGACATGGATGAAATTGAGAAGATAGAGAATTAA